The Coffea arabica cultivar ET-39 chromosome 9c, Coffea Arabica ET-39 HiFi, whole genome shotgun sequence nucleotide sequence GAATTGTGTAATGTGTTATCTTTAAAATCCATTTCATAACCTATATAGTCTGAGGAGTAATgagttttattaaaagatttcaaatttacagaaatgaaaaagaaaaaagaaagagttgaCTAATGTTCATATAATGTAAAAAGAACCATCAACTAACATGTAGGTTAGTGACCCAGTGGTAAGTCTACCCTACATACATGCGGGCTACTGGCCCAATGATAAGTGCTCTCTAGGTATATGCATAAGGCCTCAAGTTTTGAACCATGCTAGCATCCTATTAAAATTTTTCCTACAAAAACTAATGCTACCCGGTTTTTAACAAACGACGCTGGGTTCTTGGTTTGTTCTGGTTCAACCACCGATTTGTTAACAAGTCAACGGGTCTTATTCTTATCTAATCAGATTAGAGACCTAGCTCAGTTAATTGATCAGTTCATCGAGTTAACCAATTGAACCATTGGGCCTAATCGAGTTTcgatttttttacaaaattggCTGGGTTCGTGGTTCATTCTAGTTTAGCCACTGATTTATTTACAAGTCAATGGGTCTTGTCCTTATCCGATCATATTAGAAACCCAACTCGATTAATTGATCGATTCATCAGGTTAGTCGATTCATCGGATTAACTGATTGAACCATCAAACATGattgggtttaataactatgatttaaattagatttagaaatatgaaaaaaaatttccaattacTAATATAATTTAATCACCTCTAGTCATTATGTTtgttaaattaaatttcaaaataaagaaGCAAACTAGTAGcttaaaatttaaataaaaaaattaagaagtaaatcacttgctaactaattaactagtgaaaagaaggaaaattttatactgaaaaattaaaactaatcAAAGCACCTAATTCATCTATCCTAAACTCATTTTCACACTCTATCCCCCATGCTCTCAAGCAAACAATAGtaatactcaattttttttgtgcagattaacaaattttctttttttttttcctttgtttcttcgTTAATCAATTACTAACGTGCTATTACATgagttattcttattattcaaggCTACcgccttttttttcttctttattaaTGTATTCAACAAACATGTGACTGCACCTGACTGATACTGTCAACATTGAGGATCAGATTTGCTTTTTCCAAAACTTTAAGGACTAAAACCACACAGGGACTAAACATTGAgaattaaaaatgaatttttttatcttaACACTAGATAATAATTATCAAATAAGGTATTGGTTTAATAGTAAATCTAATATTGTTGAGTTGTAAGTCATTTGTATTCATcatttttaatttaatcttaTAAAAACAAGACATTAGGCAGTACCTTCTTTAGACCTCAAAGTTCATTAAGGAGGTTGTAAACTAAAGTACGTAAGAAATCTCTATGTTTATTTAAACTTTATAGTAATCTGGGGCAAATTCTAGAAGACAAAGTCAAATCCCTGTGTTACTGTTGAGACAGCGGTCTACTCTTTCTCCGTTATGCAGTTATACCTTAGCGTCAGCGGAAGTAAACAACCCAACAACCCCCATAGCCCGCCCGACCCAGCCCAGCCCAGCCAGCCggcctcttttcttctcttcgtcaactagaaaaaggaaaaatttctgATCGAAACTATTCATAGTTCCATCCTGAGACGGAAATAAAATCTTGTTGTACATAAATTGTttattttcttgggtttgttCCTTTTTTCCTCAGATTCGACATGGCCTCAAGTGGAAACAAAAGCATCAACGCCAAGCTGGTCTgtatattcttttattttttgtgaaattcattttctttgtacTATGAATAAGATTCTTCATCTGGGCTGCTTTGTATTCACCATAATTTTGATTTCTTGCTTTGAATTTCCAATGAAATTGACTTCTGATCATGGTATACGTTTAAATTCGATTTTATATCTTTGCCCTtttttttgagcaattgtgTTTGAAGATTTAGGTATCGATTTATGCTCAATCGAGTTTAGCTGGTCTAGTTGTTTTCCTTTGCATGATTTTGAAGTCAAATTTGTAAAACCCCTTTTCGTTGCATTGGTTGATCATGCGAGTGTAAATTTTTATGATTCTCATActtaactttttcttttatgggtttttgtttttgtttttatttttttttgggagggagAGGGGAGGGGAGCTATTTTTCATTCTAATTACTTGATAAATCACCATTGCTGCTGCGGCATCAATCATTTTGATTCATAGACTTCTTAGGTTAATGGTTGATCTCCTATGCTTCTTGTTCTCAGTCATTATAATTAGATATGCTTGGTTGTCTTGGTTTTCGGTAACTTTAGCTCTAATATAATTGCATAGCCAAATAGTTGGAACAGGTTCCGTTGAACGTTTTGTCGATTTTCTGAGCATGTTTAAAGTAAGCCTTTTTCATCATGATCAGAACTTTTGTTTATCTGGATATTACTTTGTTTTGCATGTGTAAGGTGCTTCTGGGAGACGTTGGAGCTGGAAAGTCTAGTTTAGTGTTGCGTTTCGTTAAGGGACAGTTTATTGAATTTCAGGTTGGTATCAAATTTAGAGAACAAGTTCTAAACTATAGTGAAAAATCTTAACTTTGTTACTGTAATTGATCAACTCTTGATTCAACTTCTGTGATGATGATAGGAATCAACTATAGGGGCTGCTTTTTTCTCACAAACTGTGGCTGTAAATGATGCAACCGTTAAGTTTGAAATATGGGATACAGCAGGGCAAGAGAGATACCACAGTCTTGCTCCAATGTACTACAGAGGAGCTGCTGCTGCCATAATTGTATACGATATAACAAATCCAGTAAGTTTTCTTATCTGTTCTGTTGCTTCAATGGTTCTAGCATTatctgttttcttgcattagaATCTTACAAATTTGCAAAATATAGTTGTTCTGCAGGATTTCTGTTTCTTGATCCTTATGAAGTCCTGTAAATCTGCTTACTAGCAGGCTATTTGTTCTAGTAACAGTTATTTTATACTGTGAGATGCTTGGTTGGTCATACTTGTAGATATTTCATTTAATGCTCAATTAGTTCTCTTGTATCCGATGTGGTTTGTGATAACACAGTCTTCTCTCTGTAGGCTTCATTTGAACGGGCAAAAAAGTGGGTCTTGGAGCTTCAAGCTCAAGGTAGTTCCTGCATGTTATGCTATTTCTCTTCTTCTTAGTAGTAGTCTTTTAGTAACATGCAGCTTTAAGTTGGCTAGTGTTGTAGTCCCTTGTTGGTTGAATTATTGCTTCTACTGGAGTGGGAGTGACAATGTTTGACATGAAATGATAATTCAACCATTGTCCAACATCAGAACTATAAAGTTATGCTGTAATATTATTCAAGTGAAATCGGATAAATGTGctcaaaatttttgagaaatatgtttTCAGTTAAAGTGATAAACTATCTACTTGAATCTTATTTGTTTGAACGTTCAAGTCAACTCAAAATGCCTGTTTGATCTGATTCAACTTCTTTATAACTTTTACCCATTTAAGATTTGCGCAAGTAGTTGAATGAACTAGTTTgatttagaaagaaaaagatgtCATTTTGGTGGATATAAGTTGTAATACTGTAAGAATTTTGATATTGTCCCTGATATCTCAGCTTAATCTTATTATTCTTTTTAAATGCTTGATCTTCATCTTTGATTGGGCCGTTAAGAAAGAATTAGATGATTCTATGGATTGACCTGATTATAGATAATCTAGTTATAGTGGTCTTGCTTGACGGTTGCCACGTAGATTTGTTTCGTTAAACGGGTTAAACAAGATATGTTTTGGAACCTGTTTGTGAATAAGGTCAGATTAGGGGTGATTCTGGAGTAAATTGTCATGTATAATAAAACAGGTCAGGTTTGGGTTCATAAATTAG carries:
- the LOC113709103 gene encoding ras-related protein RABF2b — encoded protein: MASSGNKSINAKLVLLGDVGAGKSSLVLRFVKGQFIEFQESTIGAAFFSQTVAVNDATVKFEIWDTAGQERYHSLAPMYYRGAAAAIIVYDITNPASFERAKKWVLELQAQGNSNMVMALAGNKADLADSRKVTTEATQAYAQENGLFFMETSAKAATNVNDIFYEIAKRLPRLQPAANPSGMVLMDRPADRVANSSCCS